The following coding sequences lie in one Halanaerobiales bacterium genomic window:
- a CDS encoding GNAT family N-acetyltransferase yields the protein MSNIIYKIARTKKDFEGLKNMIKKIFDQEVYELADDLFYRSPKKEDNIYFYAYDQLKEKYVGILCLLDTPVKYGDVILKTAEYGIAGTLAEYRGQKINNKLTEMFFEKCKELNYNLAVIEGIPYFYRRYGFNYAVEMTNEKIDLFDLDLNNNNNLKLRKAESKDIDFLIKSYKNTVDSYDLCKIKDRKIIKAQLNNYLSDPVKKDYYIIENLENKIGYLTMDIGDEIHISDISNNLTFDQYESLIKYFKDEGHKKITTDLKENNKFVKYLKSIGSTGGRWYSYQLKIIDEFKLLNKIKPILEKRIKNTIYSNEELTLNYDNYKEMIQIKINNGKINLQKLNRDELDSDLAFTPQGAVKLFFDEKQIEEITDFLPDCYVKDKYKDIVKELFTNMKGHFYVNY from the coding sequence TTTATAGATCACCAAAAAAAGAAGATAATATTTACTTTTATGCTTATGATCAGCTAAAAGAGAAGTATGTTGGTATTTTATGCCTACTTGATACACCAGTAAAATACGGTGATGTTATTTTAAAAACAGCAGAATATGGTATTGCAGGTACTCTTGCTGAATATCGTGGTCAGAAAATAAATAATAAATTAACTGAGATGTTTTTTGAAAAATGTAAAGAGTTAAATTATAATTTAGCAGTAATTGAAGGAATTCCTTATTTTTATAGGCGTTATGGATTTAATTATGCAGTGGAAATGACTAATGAAAAAATAGATCTTTTTGATCTTGATCTCAATAATAATAATAATTTAAAATTAAGAAAAGCTGAAAGTAAAGATATTGATTTTTTAATTAAATCATATAAAAATACTGTTGATAGTTATGATTTATGTAAAATAAAAGATAGAAAAATTATTAAAGCTCAATTAAATAATTATCTTTCTGATCCGGTTAAAAAAGATTATTATATTATCGAGAATTTAGAGAATAAAATAGGTTACTTAACTATGGATATAGGAGATGAAATTCATATTTCCGATATATCAAATAATCTTACTTTTGATCAATATGAGTCACTTATAAAATATTTTAAAGATGAAGGACATAAAAAAATAACTACAGATTTAAAAGAAAATAATAAGTTTGTTAAATATCTTAAAAGTATTGGCTCTACAGGTGGAAGATGGTATTCATATCAATTAAAAATAATTGATGAATTTAAGTTGTTAAATAAAATAAAACCTATTTTAGAAAAAAGAATTAAAAATACTATTTATAGTAATGAAGAATTAACCTTAAATTATGATAATTATAAAGAAATGATACAAATTAAAATTAATAATGGTAAAATTAATTTGCAGAAGTTGAATAGAGATGAGTTGGATAGTGATTTAGCTTTTACTCCACAGGGAGCGGTGAAGTTATTTTTTGATGAAAAACAAATTGAAGAAATTACAGATTTTTTACCTGACTGTTATGTTAAAGATAAATATAAAGATATTGTAAAAGAATTATTTACTAATATGAAAGGTCACTTTTATGTTAACTATTAA